The following are encoded in a window of Haloarcula halophila genomic DNA:
- a CDS encoding molybdopterin-dependent oxidoreductase, with protein sequence MDYRRLTPSPRAVDWGLLVSVATLLATGVATMFTGTPATAWVVDLHAVAGVVLVVLLPMKLWRVRHRVTPDRLTAPRVLSVLLAVDATAALATGAWWIFGGTLDLGPWGLFHLHVGLGLLVPPLLLWHLRYRFHTPTRRTVGGRRNVVAYAGVLTAGALTWRVQQPINDLLGTAGADRRFTGSREDGSGDGNQFPVTSWVADDPDPVDPREWSLAVTGRVRTPSEYAADEVGPAASEDALLDCTSGWYSEHEWRGVRVGDLLDAADADEAAAWVQFRSVTGYRWSLPIEEAREALLATHVDDERLSHGHGFPLRLVAPDRRGFQWVKWVTEIRVSKRREVGEWLAIFVSGL encoded by the coding sequence ATGGACTACCGGCGGTTGACCCCCTCGCCGCGGGCCGTCGACTGGGGCCTGCTGGTCTCGGTCGCGACGTTGCTTGCGACCGGCGTCGCGACGATGTTCACCGGAACCCCCGCGACCGCCTGGGTCGTCGACCTCCACGCCGTCGCCGGCGTCGTCCTCGTCGTTCTCCTCCCGATGAAACTCTGGCGGGTCCGCCACCGCGTGACGCCCGACCGGCTGACCGCGCCGCGGGTACTCTCGGTACTGCTTGCGGTCGACGCCACGGCGGCCCTGGCCACGGGGGCCTGGTGGATCTTCGGCGGAACGCTGGATCTGGGTCCGTGGGGACTCTTCCACCTCCACGTCGGCCTGGGCCTGCTCGTCCCGCCGCTGTTGCTGTGGCACCTTCGCTACCGGTTCCACACCCCCACCCGACGGACCGTCGGCGGCCGGCGCAACGTCGTCGCCTACGCCGGCGTGCTCACCGCGGGGGCACTGACCTGGCGCGTCCAGCAGCCGATCAACGACCTGCTGGGGACCGCCGGCGCGGATCGGCGGTTCACCGGCTCCCGCGAGGACGGCAGCGGCGACGGCAACCAGTTCCCGGTGACCAGTTGGGTCGCCGACGACCCCGACCCAGTCGATCCACGGGAGTGGTCACTGGCGGTCACGGGTCGGGTCCGTACTCCGAGCGAGTACGCCGCCGACGAGGTCGGCCCCGCCGCCAGCGAGGACGCATTGCTGGACTGTACGAGCGGTTGGTACTCCGAACACGAGTGGCGCGGCGTCCGGGTGGGGGACCTGCTGGACGCCGCCGACGCCGACGAGGCCGCCGCCTGGGTGCAGTTCCGCTCGGTGACGGGCTACCGCTGGAGCCTCCCCATCGAGGAAGCCCGGGAGGCGCTGCTGGCCACCCACGTCGACGACGAACGCCTCTCCCACGGCCACGGCTTCCCACTGCGGCTCGTTGCGCCGGACCGCCGCGGGTTCCAGTGGGTGAAGTGGGTCACCGAGATCAGGGTGAGCAAGCGCCGCGAGGTCGGCGAGTGGCTGGCGATCTTCGTCAGCGGCCTCTAG
- a CDS encoding lamin tail domain-containing protein yields MRVPAVVCCLLLVVAGCSGLSTPASPAVDSTTTGERATATSSATGTAADISVPEAAVRVSVTAVVDGDTIRIEYANGTTDTVRLVGVDTPEVHAENDPPEFEGVPDTTAGATCLREAGVDASNLAKDRLLGRTVGLAFDPNLDRRGYYDRLLAYVVVEDRLFNYRLVRSGHARVYESDFTRRAAFDRAEASARGAGRGLWQCADGGTPVADGGTVTAGESELAITALAYDAPGNDNENLNAESVTVTNRGDESLSLDGWTVSDEAAHRYTFADLTLAPGASVTLHTGSGTDTETDRYWGRDGAVWNNGGDTVTVRDASGTVVLERSY; encoded by the coding sequence ATGCGAGTCCCTGCGGTCGTCTGCTGTCTCCTGCTCGTCGTCGCCGGCTGTAGCGGCCTCTCGACACCGGCCAGCCCAGCAGTCGATTCCACCACGACCGGCGAGCGAGCGACGGCGACGAGTTCGGCGACGGGGACGGCCGCCGACATCTCCGTCCCCGAGGCCGCCGTCAGGGTGTCCGTGACCGCCGTCGTCGACGGGGATACGATCCGGATCGAGTACGCGAACGGGACGACCGACACCGTCAGACTCGTCGGCGTCGACACCCCGGAAGTCCACGCCGAGAACGACCCGCCGGAGTTCGAGGGCGTCCCGGACACGACGGCGGGGGCGACCTGCCTCCGCGAGGCCGGCGTCGACGCCTCGAACCTGGCCAAGGACCGCCTCCTCGGCCGGACGGTGGGGCTGGCGTTCGACCCGAACCTCGACCGGCGGGGCTACTACGACCGGTTGCTCGCCTACGTCGTCGTCGAGGACCGCCTGTTCAACTACCGGCTGGTCCGGAGCGGGCACGCGCGGGTCTACGAGAGCGACTTCACCCGGAGAGCGGCCTTCGACCGGGCCGAAGCGAGCGCCAGAGGAGCGGGACGGGGGCTGTGGCAGTGTGCCGACGGCGGGACACCCGTCGCCGACGGGGGGACCGTCACCGCCGGCGAGTCGGAGCTGGCGATCACCGCCCTGGCGTACGACGCGCCCGGTAACGACAACGAGAACCTGAACGCCGAGTCGGTGACGGTCACCAACCGTGGGGACGAGTCGCTCTCGCTCGACGGCTGGACGGTCAGCGACGAGGCGGCCCACCGTTACACGTTCGCGGACCTGACGCTCGCGCCCGGCGCGTCGGTCACGCTCCACACCGGCAGCGGGACCGACACGGAGACCGACCGCTACTGGGGGCGTGACGGCGCGGTCTGGAACAACGGCGGCGATACGGTCACCGTGCGGGACGCGTCGGGGACGGTCGTGCTGGAACGGTCGTACTGA
- a CDS encoding CBS domain-containing protein has protein sequence MLVDLPVRDLMNTPVRTVTAETAIVDAAARLRYEGIGSLVVQSDGESVGIITESDIVAVTAAEGDTRALTVGDVMSTALVTIGPDATVEEAVERLRTHGIKKLPVVEDGTLLGIVTTTDISNYLPHMEHPQPTTETQSQRSRFERPDTSYERDDWEFESYGVADGIDVGDHVRFSKTIDQADVEAFAEASGDTNSLHLDEEFAAGTRFGRRIVHGTLVSGLISAALARLPGLTIYLSQEVSYRGPVDIGERVTAHCEVVERITDDRFRLTTAVDDAEGNSVVEGVAVVISDPIPDSG, from the coding sequence ATGCTCGTCGACCTGCCCGTCCGGGATCTGATGAACACACCTGTTCGGACCGTTACGGCCGAAACTGCGATCGTCGACGCCGCCGCGCGGCTCCGGTACGAGGGGATCGGTTCGCTCGTCGTCCAGTCCGACGGCGAGAGCGTCGGCATCATCACCGAGAGCGATATCGTCGCGGTCACCGCCGCGGAGGGGGACACCCGGGCGCTGACCGTCGGCGACGTGATGTCGACGGCGCTGGTGACCATCGGTCCCGACGCGACCGTCGAGGAGGCAGTCGAACGGCTCCGGACCCACGGCATCAAGAAACTCCCCGTGGTCGAGGACGGAACGTTGCTCGGTATCGTGACGACGACGGACATCTCGAACTACCTCCCGCACATGGAGCATCCACAGCCGACGACCGAGACGCAGTCCCAGCGGAGCCGGTTCGAGCGACCGGACACCAGCTACGAGCGCGACGACTGGGAGTTCGAGAGCTACGGCGTCGCCGACGGTATCGACGTCGGCGACCACGTTCGGTTCAGCAAGACCATCGATCAGGCGGATGTCGAAGCGTTCGCCGAGGCCAGCGGCGACACCAACAGCCTCCACCTCGACGAAGAGTTCGCAGCCGGAACCCGCTTCGGCCGGCGGATCGTCCACGGGACGCTCGTCTCGGGGCTCATCAGTGCCGCCCTGGCGCGGCTCCCGGGACTGACCATCTACCTCTCGCAGGAAGTCAGCTACCGCGGCCCGGTCGACATCGGCGAGCGCGTCACCGCCCACTGTGAGGTCGTCGAACGGATCACCGACGACCGCTTCCGATTGACGACTGCAGTCGACGACGCCGAGGGCAACAGCGTCGTCGAGGGCGTCGCGGTGGTCATCTCCGACCCTATCCCCGACTCCGGGTGA
- a CDS encoding GNAT family N-acetyltransferase, with protein MDAIERPTFESDTASELYQYVERHGTATRERVREAIRLPPAEFDETLDQLLSKGYLQEQGGKLSLALDIGAVESHTTGTETYVIRPSRPADFDGLVDLIRDVSAGGTYVIAESIAEQLLYEDAITRHNTVESRVFFVATKDEEIVGWCHLDLPQVETQRGTAQLTVGVAHDARGQGIGSQLLERGTDWARANGYRKLYNSVPLRSERALAFLDDHGWHTEGIRKDHYTIDGDLVDEVMMAYTIE; from the coding sequence ATGGATGCCATCGAACGACCGACGTTCGAGTCGGACACGGCCAGCGAACTGTACCAGTACGTCGAGCGCCACGGGACGGCGACGCGCGAGCGGGTTCGGGAGGCGATCCGGCTGCCACCGGCGGAGTTCGACGAGACGCTGGACCAGTTGCTGTCGAAGGGGTATCTCCAGGAGCAAGGCGGGAAACTGTCGCTCGCGCTGGATATCGGTGCCGTCGAGTCTCACACGACCGGCACGGAGACGTACGTCATCCGCCCGTCCCGGCCGGCGGATTTCGACGGACTGGTCGATCTGATCCGGGACGTCTCGGCCGGCGGGACCTACGTCATCGCCGAGAGCATCGCCGAGCAACTGCTCTACGAGGACGCGATCACGCGGCACAACACCGTCGAGTCACGCGTCTTCTTCGTGGCGACGAAGGACGAGGAGATCGTCGGGTGGTGTCACCTGGACCTCCCGCAGGTCGAGACACAGCGGGGGACCGCCCAACTGACCGTCGGGGTCGCCCACGACGCCCGCGGCCAGGGGATCGGCAGCCAACTGCTCGAACGGGGGACCGACTGGGCGCGGGCCAACGGCTACCGGAAACTGTACAACTCCGTCCCGCTGCGCTCCGAGCGGGCGCTGGCGTTCTTGGACGACCACGGCTGGCACACCGAGGGCATCCGGAAGGACCACTACACCATCGACGGCGATCTCGTCGACGAGGTGATGATGGCCTACACCATCGAGTAG
- a CDS encoding nucleoside recognition protein, producing the protein MPVLVDLLADVAVRVLRITVFLSLGVFLANLAVAFGLVEKIAVVSQYLTAPANLPDEVGTAILTTTASPTAGYGMLADFRESGTLDDRATLVAVTINTFFGFAQHIVTFYAPILIPILGLRVGLLYVTMRGLVALAITLTGIAAGRLLLDGSNIGTAASTAAPDGGHGDALDEGPATREAAVREAVGETREKVREILPRLAAIYVVVSLVVAYADTIMAALGQGGTTVTTAADGAASVLGLPGAAIPVVAAFALDTTSGATVLSPLVRDGTFTARTAVATMLVGGIISFAVSTFKRSIPFQYGIWGREFGSKVIVVNTGLKIVWIALALAVLLVPDYSMV; encoded by the coding sequence GTGCCTGTGCTGGTCGATCTGCTGGCAGACGTCGCCGTCCGCGTCCTGCGGATCACGGTCTTCCTCTCGCTGGGCGTGTTCCTGGCGAACCTGGCGGTGGCGTTCGGTCTCGTCGAGAAGATCGCCGTCGTCTCCCAGTATCTCACCGCGCCGGCGAACCTCCCCGACGAGGTCGGGACCGCCATCCTGACGACGACGGCCTCGCCGACCGCCGGCTACGGGATGCTCGCCGACTTCCGGGAGTCCGGGACACTGGACGACCGAGCGACGCTGGTGGCCGTGACCATCAACACGTTCTTCGGGTTCGCCCAGCACATCGTCACCTTCTACGCGCCGATCCTGATCCCGATCCTCGGGCTGCGGGTCGGTCTGTTGTACGTCACGATGCGCGGACTGGTGGCGCTGGCGATCACGCTGACGGGGATCGCTGCCGGCCGCCTCCTGCTGGACGGCTCGAACATCGGGACCGCGGCGAGCACGGCCGCCCCCGACGGGGGTCACGGTGACGCACTCGACGAGGGACCGGCGACCCGTGAGGCAGCCGTCCGGGAGGCCGTCGGCGAGACCCGGGAGAAGGTCCGGGAGATCCTGCCGCGCCTGGCGGCCATCTACGTCGTCGTCTCGCTGGTGGTCGCCTACGCCGACACGATCATGGCAGCACTGGGACAGGGCGGGACGACGGTGACGACCGCTGCCGACGGGGCCGCGAGCGTGCTGGGACTCCCGGGGGCGGCGATCCCCGTGGTAGCGGCGTTCGCACTCGACACCACCAGCGGGGCGACGGTGCTCTCGCCGCTGGTCCGCGACGGGACCTTTACCGCCCGGACCGCCGTCGCGACGATGCTCGTCGGCGGGATCATCTCCTTTGCCGTCTCGACGTTCAAGCGGTCGATCCCGTTCCAGTACGGCATCTGGGGCCGGGAGTTCGGCTCGAAGGTCATCGTCGTCAACACCGGACTGAAGATCGTCTGGATCGCGCTGGCGCTGGCGGTGTTGCTCGTGCCCGACTACTCGATGGTGTAG
- a CDS encoding PAS domain S-box protein — protein MDEGASAVIDVHYVDLRPSVASAVESGFESDRIAVSTATDADRALTALGDGAVDCLVVVCRDEDDGSLALVERAAATAPEVPRLVVTGGTAGIAEAALGAGATDCVVADDEDRRVLLPHRIRTAVENAQVTRETRAAAARFESLTQNTSFAVLTIDEDSIVQYASEAVADLFGYTPAELVGEPLTTIMPERFHDAHHAAVADYLTTGERALDWDWIELPGRHRDGTEIPLGVSFGEREADDGYRFTAVVRDISEQNERVERLDRLATALEESMDGVALLDEEGRYVLANEAHADIYGYDTDDLVGEHWQMLYDEDQTEQFREEVMPTVQRDGEWRGEARGRRADGSTFPQELSLTRLDDGGLVCIVRDITDRIDRRQELESERQFVRAVIDTLQDVFYVLDTDGCFTEWNDRMAEVTGYTDEELDGMPAVNVIPPEDHEYIAENIHAVITEDADRTPRSALLTKQGDRIPYEFTGSQLTDADGEVIGLTGIGRDISMETLREQRLSVLSRVLRHNVRNRLTVVLAQAEHIVETADSEPSREGAERILRAGSKLLSAAEQAHRAETLLRDRPTKQRVDLVEQVRAGRERAEAAPDRVDLAVPETAPVVATPIVERAVAELLENALTHVSDPTVEVRVVVDGETTRVVIADDGPGLPDHERAALVGEGETPLEHGTGLGLWLVNWIVTASGGRVTVREDRPGTTVELSFPTVE, from the coding sequence ATGGACGAGGGGGCGTCCGCGGTGATCGACGTACACTACGTCGATCTCCGACCGTCGGTGGCGTCGGCCGTCGAATCCGGGTTCGAGAGCGACCGAATCGCGGTCTCGACGGCTACCGACGCCGACCGGGCGCTGACAGCCCTCGGGGACGGCGCAGTCGACTGCCTGGTGGTCGTCTGCCGGGACGAGGACGACGGTTCGCTCGCGCTGGTCGAGAGGGCGGCGGCGACGGCACCCGAGGTCCCGCGGCTGGTCGTCACGGGCGGCACCGCCGGAATCGCCGAGGCCGCCCTCGGCGCGGGTGCGACCGACTGCGTGGTGGCCGACGACGAGGACCGACGGGTACTGTTACCCCATCGCATCCGGACGGCCGTCGAGAACGCCCAGGTCACACGCGAGACCCGTGCTGCCGCCGCCCGGTTCGAGTCGCTGACACAGAACACGAGTTTCGCCGTCCTGACGATCGACGAGGACAGTATCGTCCAGTACGCCAGCGAGGCTGTCGCCGACCTCTTCGGGTACACGCCCGCGGAACTCGTCGGCGAACCGCTCACGACGATCATGCCCGAGCGGTTCCACGACGCTCACCACGCGGCGGTCGCCGACTACCTCACCACTGGCGAGCGGGCGCTGGACTGGGACTGGATCGAGTTGCCCGGCCGGCACCGCGACGGCACCGAGATCCCACTGGGTGTCTCCTTCGGCGAGCGCGAGGCCGACGACGGATACCGCTTTACCGCCGTGGTTCGGGACATCTCCGAGCAGAACGAGCGGGTCGAACGGCTCGACCGACTGGCGACGGCACTCGAAGAGTCGATGGACGGGGTCGCACTGCTGGACGAAGAGGGCCGGTACGTCCTGGCCAACGAGGCCCACGCTGACATCTACGGCTACGACACCGACGATCTCGTCGGCGAACACTGGCAAATGCTGTACGACGAGGACCAGACCGAACAGTTCCGCGAGGAGGTCATGCCTACGGTCCAGCGGGACGGCGAGTGGCGCGGGGAGGCACGGGGTCGGCGGGCCGACGGGTCGACGTTCCCGCAGGAGCTATCGCTGACCCGGCTCGACGACGGCGGACTGGTCTGTATCGTCCGTGACATCACCGACCGGATCGACCGCCGCCAGGAACTCGAATCGGAGCGCCAGTTCGTCCGGGCGGTCATCGATACGCTCCAGGACGTCTTCTACGTGCTCGATACGGACGGCTGTTTCACCGAGTGGAACGACCGGATGGCCGAGGTGACCGGCTACACCGACGAGGAACTGGACGGGATGCCGGCAGTGAACGTCATCCCGCCCGAAGACCACGAGTACATCGCCGAGAACATCCACGCTGTCATCACCGAGGACGCCGACCGGACGCCCCGGTCGGCACTGCTGACCAAACAGGGTGACCGCATCCCCTACGAGTTCACCGGGAGCCAACTCACCGACGCCGACGGCGAGGTCATCGGACTGACGGGCATCGGCCGGGACATCTCGATGGAGACGCTGCGCGAACAGCGCCTCTCGGTGCTCTCCCGCGTGCTCCGACACAACGTCCGCAACCGACTCACGGTCGTGCTCGCACAGGCGGAACACATCGTCGAGACGGCCGACAGCGAGCCGTCCCGCGAGGGAGCCGAGCGGATACTGCGGGCCGGTTCGAAGCTCCTGAGCGCCGCTGAACAGGCCCACCGCGCCGAGACGCTGCTTCGGGATCGCCCGACGAAACAGCGGGTCGATCTCGTCGAACAGGTCCGGGCCGGACGCGAGCGCGCCGAGGCCGCTCCCGACCGCGTCGACCTGGCGGTCCCCGAGACCGCCCCCGTCGTCGCCACGCCGATCGTCGAGAGGGCCGTCGCCGAACTGCTGGAGAACGCGCTCACACACGTCTCCGATCCCACAGTAGAGGTACGGGTCGTCGTCGACGGGGAGACCACGCGGGTCGTCATCGCGGACGACGGGCCGGGACTCCCGGACCACGAGCGCGCCGCGCTGGTCGGGGAGGGGGAGACACCCCTGGAACACGGGACCGGCCTCGGCCTGTGGCTCGTCAACTGGATCGTCACGGCCTCGGGCGGTCGCGTCACCGTCCGCGAGGACCGCCCGGGGACTACCGTCGAACTCTCCTTCCCGACGGTCGAGTGA
- a CDS encoding magnesium transporter codes for MLPVLAVLTAIELGSGLVLDTFEGTLLQYPSLLVLVPVTIGMAGNLGSVLASRLSTAVHLGLVSFSPADDRLGGNAVATVALALTVFPLVGAGAWLLQTLLGGARLPPGTVVAVATVSGVTLAVLAVLVTTVTTYAAYRFELDPDDVVIPVVTNVCDVLGVLVLFGVVRLLV; via the coding sequence ATGCTCCCCGTCCTGGCGGTCCTGACCGCCATCGAGTTGGGGAGCGGGCTGGTACTCGATACCTTCGAAGGGACGCTGTTGCAGTACCCCTCGCTGCTCGTGTTGGTCCCGGTGACCATCGGGATGGCCGGGAACCTCGGGAGCGTCCTCGCCTCCCGGCTCTCCACGGCAGTCCATCTTGGACTGGTCTCGTTCTCGCCGGCCGACGACCGGCTCGGGGGGAACGCCGTCGCCACCGTCGCCCTGGCGCTGACCGTGTTCCCGCTGGTCGGTGCGGGCGCGTGGCTGTTACAGACGCTCCTCGGCGGTGCCCGCCTTCCCCCCGGTACCGTCGTCGCCGTCGCGACCGTAAGCGGCGTCACGCTCGCCGTGCTCGCGGTGCTGGTCACGACGGTGACGACCTACGCGGCCTACCGGTTCGAACTCGACCCCGACGACGTTGTGATCCCGGTGGTCACGAACGTCTGTGACGTGCTGGGCGTGCTGGTGCTGTTCGGGGTCGTCCGGCTGCTCGTGTAG
- a CDS encoding magnesium transporter, translated as MTVREVATEAYREALPVLGLSAVGGLFAGVVLGGMDAELEQVAGLLVLVPALLATRGNVYGSLGARLGSALHQGLIDPQFSTGDRRVNAAVSAALANGVLVSGLAAVMTVALLAVLGRPSASLGTLVGIALIAGLVSGLVLTVAVVSVVFVGYRRGLNPDTLAGPVVTTTGDVVGIATLLLATRLVLALGGG; from the coding sequence ATGACCGTCCGCGAGGTCGCGACAGAGGCCTATCGGGAGGCGCTGCCCGTCCTCGGGCTCAGTGCCGTCGGCGGCCTCTTCGCTGGCGTCGTCCTGGGCGGGATGGACGCCGAACTGGAGCAGGTCGCTGGCCTGCTCGTGCTGGTGCCCGCGCTGCTGGCGACCCGGGGGAACGTCTACGGCTCGCTGGGGGCACGGCTCGGCTCGGCGCTCCACCAGGGGCTGATCGATCCACAGTTCTCGACGGGGGACCGTCGGGTCAACGCGGCCGTCTCGGCGGCCCTGGCAAACGGCGTCCTGGTCAGCGGACTGGCGGCCGTGATGACCGTCGCTCTGCTCGCTGTGCTGGGTCGGCCATCCGCTTCGCTGGGGACGCTGGTCGGCATCGCGCTGATCGCCGGTCTCGTCTCCGGACTGGTACTCACGGTCGCGGTCGTCTCGGTCGTCTTCGTCGGCTATCGGCGGGGACTGAACCCCGACACGCTGGCCGGACCCGTCGTGACCACGACCGGTGACGTGGTCGGCATCGCGACGCTGCTACTGGCGACGCGGCTGGTGTTGGCGCTGGGAGGGGGGTGA
- a CDS encoding bacteriohemerythrin, protein MESRSGETFIEWIDDRYSTDIDRFDEQHKHLFGLLNDLYVAMDEGHSEEAIGDILRELERYTEYHFGDEEEFMQDCGYAMDCADCFYNHREMHEEFAQTVSEFRERHENGEPITMDVLEFARDWLDAHIAASDEDQKYAGYYRESVPDDYEYSPGKLNTTREGDRTYEAPADETAVVLRSNVHVGGAVSIPHGTMADWLADRAADYADRPVAYVRTDAGYETRTFEAFYERARRVAGGFLDAGVEPGTTVGIRAAPSYEWSVVDAACHLAGLISVPIYPAFSDERAVATETTDGVSVLVTDDTASEAVTEVADTVFGLDALPTAEIEDLPGFDADPDDIATVVHQIGRDADPLGCSITHRNLLAAVATLGHQFPVSPGATGTCLLPLSHVFQRVATYYLWDNGAGTAYLPADDFVDGLQAVEPEILVGVPRVYEHLHDTFQDRIDDLGRMKRRLADGAAIERGEARSGVGGSSLTDSAAARLVLRPVREQLGLGNVEHALSGLGTLPADLLYFFWGCDIPVSQVYGATELTGVGCLVEHDSATPEALGSPMPGTEVAIAEDGEILFRGDHVVDSYWETSDVAVSATQDGWYHTGDYGEFDDAGRLHRVDRD, encoded by the coding sequence ATGGAATCTCGGTCGGGCGAGACGTTCATCGAGTGGATCGACGACCGGTACAGTACAGATATCGACCGCTTCGACGAGCAGCACAAACACCTCTTTGGTCTGTTGAACGACCTCTACGTCGCGATGGACGAGGGACACTCCGAGGAGGCGATCGGGGACATCCTGCGGGAACTGGAGCGCTACACGGAGTACCACTTCGGCGACGAGGAGGAGTTCATGCAGGACTGTGGGTACGCGATGGACTGTGCGGACTGTTTCTACAACCACCGGGAGATGCACGAGGAGTTCGCACAGACGGTCAGCGAGTTCCGTGAGCGCCACGAGAACGGGGAGCCGATCACGATGGACGTCCTGGAGTTCGCCCGTGACTGGCTGGACGCCCACATCGCCGCCAGCGACGAGGACCAGAAATACGCGGGCTACTACCGGGAGTCCGTCCCCGATGACTACGAGTACAGCCCCGGGAAACTAAACACGACACGAGAGGGTGATCGGACCTACGAGGCGCCCGCCGACGAGACGGCAGTCGTCCTCCGTAGCAACGTCCACGTCGGCGGTGCCGTCTCGATCCCCCACGGGACGATGGCCGACTGGCTCGCCGACCGGGCAGCCGACTACGCCGACCGACCGGTCGCCTACGTCCGGACAGACGCCGGGTACGAGACGCGGACCTTCGAGGCGTTCTACGAGCGCGCCCGTCGGGTCGCCGGGGGGTTCCTCGATGCGGGCGTCGAACCGGGGACGACCGTCGGCATCCGGGCAGCCCCGTCCTACGAGTGGTCGGTCGTCGACGCTGCCTGCCATCTCGCGGGGTTGATCTCGGTGCCGATCTATCCGGCGTTCAGCGACGAGCGGGCGGTCGCAACCGAAACGACCGACGGCGTGAGCGTCCTCGTGACCGACGACACTGCCAGCGAGGCGGTCACGGAGGTCGCCGACACCGTCTTCGGATTGGATGCGCTCCCGACGGCCGAGATCGAGGACCTCCCCGGCTTCGACGCCGATCCGGACGACATCGCGACCGTCGTCCACCAGATCGGCCGGGACGCCGATCCGCTGGGCTGTTCGATCACCCACCGGAACCTGCTGGCGGCGGTGGCGACGCTGGGCCACCAGTTCCCCGTCTCCCCGGGCGCGACAGGGACCTGTCTGTTGCCCCTCTCGCACGTCTTCCAACGGGTGGCGACGTACTACCTCTGGGACAACGGTGCGGGCACCGCCTATCTCCCGGCCGACGACTTCGTCGACGGACTGCAGGCCGTGGAACCGGAGATCCTCGTCGGCGTCCCTCGCGTGTACGAACACCTCCACGACACGTTCCAGGACCGTATCGACGATCTCGGGAGGATGAAACGCCGGCTAGCGGATGGAGCAGCGATCGAGCGCGGCGAGGCACGCAGCGGTGTGGGCGGAAGTTCGCTCACGGACTCGGCAGCCGCCCGGCTCGTCCTCCGGCCGGTCCGCGAGCAGTTGGGCCTGGGCAACGTCGAGCACGCGCTGTCGGGGCTGGGGACCCTGCCGGCGGACCTACTGTACTTCTTCTGGGGCTGTGACATCCCAGTGAGTCAGGTGTACGGCGCGACCGAACTCACCGGCGTCGGCTGTCTGGTCGAACACGACTCGGCCACTCCCGAGGCGCTGGGGAGCCCGATGCCGGGCACCGAAGTCGCCATCGCCGAGGACGGCGAGATCCTCTTCCGGGGCGACCACGTCGTCGACAGCTACTGGGAGACCAGCGACGTCGCCGTCAGCGCGACACAGGATGGGTGGTACCACACCGGCGACTACGGCGAGTTCGACGACGCCGGGCGCCTCCACCGGGTCGACCGCGACTGA
- a CDS encoding universal stress protein: protein MYEIVMGIDDNEDRARIQAEEILDMPFADETVHVTLQHTFDDPEESGAVDEVPAVQRARETLEADGLDVSLASATGTPADGILDTADDRDADLIVVAGRKRTPTGKVLFGSVTQRVVLDTDRPVLVCSGRDT, encoded by the coding sequence ATGTACGAGATCGTCATGGGTATCGACGACAACGAGGACCGGGCTCGCATCCAAGCCGAGGAGATCTTGGACATGCCGTTCGCGGACGAGACAGTCCACGTGACGCTGCAACACACGTTCGACGACCCCGAGGAGAGCGGGGCCGTCGACGAGGTTCCCGCGGTCCAGCGGGCACGCGAGACGCTGGAGGCGGACGGACTGGACGTCTCGCTGGCGTCCGCGACGGGCACCCCCGCGGACGGCATCCTCGATACGGCCGACGACCGGGACGCCGACCTGATCGTCGTCGCCGGCCGCAAGCGCACGCCCACGGGGAAGGTGCTGTTCGGGAGTGTTACCCAGCGTGTCGTCCTCGATACCGACCGACCGGTACTGGTCTGTAGCGGACGAGATACCTGA